A region of Microbacterium suwonense DNA encodes the following proteins:
- a CDS encoding HEAT repeat domain-containing protein, which yields MVQDSSPRGRISAAAQRCGEGLLVQRCIDLLSGRNPVPEAALLDVLGGNSARAVMAGHEGGVDGHWPRVWALRTFLYVWDPRAEHEVAAAGGDDHWRVREMAAKVLAARRATSGESERLLHRLLTDSHERVRAAAARALTVVSHGNC from the coding sequence ATGGTGCAGGACTCATCGCCGCGCGGCCGCATCTCGGCGGCGGCCCAGCGCTGCGGCGAGGGGCTCCTCGTGCAGCGTTGCATCGATCTGCTCTCCGGGAGGAATCCGGTCCCGGAGGCGGCTCTTCTGGACGTGCTCGGCGGCAACAGTGCTCGAGCGGTCATGGCCGGCCACGAGGGCGGCGTCGACGGGCATTGGCCGCGAGTCTGGGCTCTGCGGACCTTCCTGTACGTATGGGATCCGCGCGCCGAGCATGAGGTGGCCGCTGCCGGCGGTGATGACCACTGGCGTGTCAGGGAGATGGCGGCGAAGGTCCTGGCGGCGAGGAGAGCGACGTCGGGGGAGTCGGAGCGCCTTCTGCATCGCCTTCTGACCGACTCGCACGAGCGTGTCAGGGCAGCAGCCGCACGAGCACTAACGGTCGTCAGTCACGGGAACTGCTGA
- a CDS encoding AAA family ATPase encodes MTPVGNESTRLVILRGDSASGKTTTALALREKLGPNVALIHQDYFRREILSNDDRQQRSRDASILIVGAARDALNLGYDVILDGIFNLRDYSVLFKRLHDDHRGQTRIYQFDIGLDETIRRHAGRPLSKECGEDKIRDWYDGWQPLPWHDETRVGGDASTEGLVTSILKDLSIQRSSRRAIEGE; translated from the coding sequence GTGACACCCGTTGGCAACGAATCCACTCGTCTCGTGATCCTTCGAGGAGACTCTGCCTCAGGCAAGACGACGACAGCGCTGGCGCTACGCGAAAAGCTCGGGCCGAACGTCGCACTCATCCACCAGGACTACTTCCGCCGCGAGATCTTGAGCAACGACGACAGGCAGCAGCGCTCCCGCGATGCAAGCATCCTGATCGTCGGCGCTGCACGCGACGCTCTGAACCTCGGATACGACGTCATCTTGGACGGAATCTTCAATCTGCGCGACTACTCAGTGCTGTTCAAACGCCTGCACGACGACCACCGCGGCCAGACTCGGATCTACCAGTTCGACATCGGATTAGACGAGACGATCCGACGCCACGCAGGACGGCCGCTGTCGAAGGAGTGCGGCGAGGACAAGATCCGCGACTGGTATGACGGGTGGCAGCCGCTCCCCTGGCACGACGAAACACGCGTAGGCGGCGACGCTTCGACCGAAGGTCTGGTGACGTCGATCCTGAAGGACCTCAGTATTCAACGCTCATCCCGGCGGGCGATTGAGGGCGAATAA
- a CDS encoding MarR family winged helix-turn-helix transcriptional regulator yields the protein MTFQVTGLLTRIGNENDLSLTQLRVFGILRDRRPRLTELAAHLGLDKSTISGLVDRAEKRGLLARGRNRDDARAVDVYLTEDGHTLTARLYAELAGILAPALGSLPLAQREALIDALDPLLTIDSTKGARGTSRIDQ from the coding sequence GTGACGTTCCAGGTGACCGGCCTTCTGACCCGAATCGGGAACGAGAACGATCTGTCCCTCACGCAGTTGCGGGTGTTCGGCATCCTGCGCGACCGCCGGCCGCGCCTCACCGAGCTTGCCGCTCACCTCGGGCTCGACAAGTCCACGATCTCCGGGTTGGTGGATCGGGCCGAGAAGCGCGGGCTGCTCGCGCGGGGAAGGAACCGCGATGATGCGCGGGCGGTCGATGTGTACCTCACTGAGGACGGACATACCCTCACTGCCCGTTTGTACGCGGAACTGGCGGGGATCCTGGCACCAGCCCTCGGCTCGTTGCCGCTCGCTCAACGCGAGGCGTTGATCGACGCGCTCGATCCGCTCCTCACCATCGATTCAACAAAGGGCGCGCGCGGCACTTCGCGAATCGACCAGTGA
- a CDS encoding quinone oxidoreductase family protein, producing the protein MPGIDAVVRDDAGDLRYAVLDDTAMGTFSERTVIELARSIPIPSNADPVQIAAAMNPAMSSWLALRSRITMAPGSRVLVIGATGNAGRMAVQLAKLLGASHVIAAGRDRGRLAPLQALGADELCTLDELDRAADADIVLDYIWGDPIANALIPMLTARRDRSTPLTWIQIGTVAGPTAAIPGAALRSSGLEIIGSGIGSVRARDILAALPSLAETLVSGAVEVRARAVPLAEVASAWTSTSEERIVFVP; encoded by the coding sequence GTGCCCGGCATCGACGCCGTAGTGCGCGACGACGCCGGCGACCTCCGCTACGCCGTCCTCGACGACACCGCGATGGGCACGTTCTCCGAGCGCACGGTCATCGAGCTTGCGCGCAGCATCCCGATCCCGTCCAATGCGGATCCCGTGCAGATCGCGGCGGCGATGAATCCCGCCATGTCCTCCTGGCTTGCCCTACGTAGCCGAATCACCATGGCACCCGGCAGCCGTGTTCTCGTGATAGGCGCCACGGGCAACGCCGGTCGCATGGCTGTGCAGCTCGCAAAGCTCCTCGGGGCTTCACACGTGATAGCAGCCGGCCGTGACCGAGGGCGTCTCGCGCCGCTGCAAGCGCTGGGAGCAGATGAGCTGTGCACACTCGACGAGCTCGACAGAGCAGCGGACGCGGATATCGTTCTCGACTACATCTGGGGCGATCCCATCGCGAACGCACTCATCCCGATGCTCACTGCCCGCCGAGACCGCTCCACGCCGCTGACCTGGATCCAGATCGGGACGGTCGCAGGTCCCACCGCGGCCATTCCGGGAGCCGCGCTGCGTTCGTCCGGCCTCGAGATCATCGGGAGCGGGATCGGATCCGTGCGAGCGCGGGATATCCTTGCCGCCCTGCCGTCGCTCGCCGAGACGCTCGTCTCTGGGGCCGTCGAGGTCCGCGCTCGAGCTGTACCGCTCGCTGAGGTGGCCTCGGCGTGGACCAGCACCTCGGAGGAGCGGATCGTGTTCGTCCCGTGA
- a CDS encoding VOC family protein, protein MDITIKASFLPYTDAEASVVFYRDIIGFEVRMDVGQGRMRWVTVGPVGQPDTAIVLTPPAVDPGISDDERTTILELMAKGSYGGIVLETPDVDAAFAAIEAKGADVVQEPIDQPYGIRDCAFRDPAGNMVRLQQSA, encoded by the coding sequence ATGGACATCACGATCAAAGCAAGTTTTCTCCCGTATACGGATGCCGAGGCATCGGTCGTCTTCTACCGCGACATCATCGGCTTCGAGGTGCGCATGGACGTCGGCCAGGGCAGGATGCGCTGGGTGACAGTCGGCCCGGTCGGGCAGCCCGACACGGCCATCGTCCTCACCCCGCCCGCCGTCGATCCCGGCATCAGCGACGACGAGCGCACGACGATCCTGGAGCTGATGGCGAAGGGCAGCTACGGCGGTATCGTGCTGGAGACGCCGGATGTGGATGCCGCGTTCGCGGCGATCGAGGCCAAGGGGGCGGATGTGGTGCAGGAGCCGATCGACCAGCCCTACGGCATCCGTGACTGCGCATTCCGTGATCCGGCTGGCAATATGGTGCGTCTGCAGCAGTCCGCTTGA
- a CDS encoding helix-turn-helix transcriptional regulator — MRADDRLRELVALRRVRDRIDREYAHPLDVEALAQGAHMSAGHLSRRFKQVFGEAPYSYLMTRRIERAMALLRRGDVTVTQACFEVGFSSLGTFSTRFSELVGMSPSAYRANPRHGPGIPSWLEKQASRPIRNREVPGPIDG; from the coding sequence ATGCGCGCCGATGATCGGCTGCGAGAGCTGGTGGCACTGCGGCGGGTACGAGATCGCATCGACCGCGAGTACGCACATCCGCTGGACGTCGAGGCTCTGGCACAGGGTGCTCATATGTCGGCCGGTCACCTCAGCAGACGCTTCAAGCAGGTCTTCGGCGAGGCCCCGTACTCATACCTGATGACCCGACGCATCGAACGGGCCATGGCCCTGCTGCGCCGGGGTGACGTGACCGTGACGCAGGCGTGCTTCGAGGTCGGCTTCTCGTCGCTGGGCACGTTCAGCACGCGGTTCTCAGAGTTGGTGGGAATGTCGCCGAGTGCCTATCGCGCGAACCCGCGGCACGGCCCCGGCATCCCCTCGTGGCTGGAGAAGCAGGCCAGCAGACCGATCAGGAATCGAGAAGTGCCCGGGCCCATCGACGGGTAG
- a CDS encoding HdeD family acid-resistance protein — MSDASFPAKGVFSAIRTSLAITGVIMLVLGLFILIWPSKTAMFFAGIIAAYLIVQGLIYIGSGVFSQGGEGWARIGHVVLGVLYVVGGVLAFVNLFAFTATLVMFFGIMLGITWIIDGVVALSVLNRGRSRIWTIVYAILSIVAGVVLLLSPFYAVIFWWLIGISLTALGIVQIVRAITLRKDAAAVAEAIRADQTS; from the coding sequence ATGTCAGACGCATCATTCCCGGCGAAGGGCGTCTTCTCCGCCATCCGTACCTCACTGGCCATCACCGGTGTCATCATGCTCGTGCTGGGCCTGTTCATTCTCATCTGGCCGAGCAAGACCGCAATGTTCTTCGCAGGGATCATCGCCGCGTACCTGATCGTCCAGGGGCTGATCTACATCGGCTCCGGCGTCTTCTCGCAGGGTGGCGAGGGCTGGGCTCGAATCGGGCATGTCGTTCTCGGTGTGCTCTACGTCGTCGGCGGTGTGCTCGCCTTCGTCAACCTGTTCGCCTTCACCGCGACGCTCGTGATGTTCTTCGGCATCATGCTCGGCATCACCTGGATCATCGACGGAGTGGTCGCGCTCTCCGTCCTCAACCGGGGCCGTTCGCGCATCTGGACGATCGTCTACGCGATCCTCAGCATCGTCGCCGGTGTCGTCCTGCTGCTCTCACCGTTCTACGCCGTGATCTTCTGGTGGCTGATCGGCATCTCGCTGACGGCACTCGGGATCGTGCAGATCGTTCGAGCGATCACCCTCAGGAAGGATGCCGCGGCCGTCGCGGAGGCGATTCGCGCCGACCAGACGAGCTGA
- a CDS encoding SDR family oxidoreductase, with translation MTQVLPAGSLDGKVALVTGSSRGIGADTVRYFAQAGADVVINFRNKAPRAEKLATELRALGVRTLVVGADLTDSDSVAGMFAQVREEFGRLDILVLNASGGMEGGMAEDYALKLNRDAQVGVLTAAEPLMGDGSRVVFVTSHQAHFIRTTPTMPEYEAVATSKRAGEDALRELIPGLAEKGIGFTVVSGDMIEGTITATLLERMNPGAIAGRREAAGKLYNVSEFAAEVAQAAVDPVPADNTRLIGDTSGFVAE, from the coding sequence ATGACCCAGGTTCTCCCGGCCGGATCCCTCGACGGCAAGGTGGCGCTCGTCACCGGCTCGTCACGGGGCATCGGCGCCGACACCGTCCGCTACTTCGCCCAGGCCGGCGCAGACGTCGTCATCAACTTTCGCAACAAGGCACCGCGCGCCGAGAAGCTCGCGACCGAGCTGCGTGCGCTCGGCGTGCGTACCCTCGTCGTGGGAGCGGATCTCACAGACTCGGATTCCGTCGCCGGCATGTTCGCGCAGGTGCGCGAGGAGTTCGGCAGGCTCGACATCCTCGTGCTGAACGCCTCGGGCGGCATGGAGGGCGGCATGGCTGAGGACTACGCACTCAAGCTCAACCGCGACGCGCAGGTGGGTGTGCTCACGGCCGCCGAGCCGCTGATGGGCGACGGCTCCCGGGTCGTGTTCGTCACCAGTCACCAGGCGCATTTCATCCGCACCACGCCGACGATGCCGGAGTATGAGGCCGTCGCCACGTCGAAGCGCGCCGGTGAGGACGCGCTCCGTGAGCTCATCCCCGGGCTCGCCGAGAAGGGGATCGGCTTCACGGTCGTCTCGGGCGACATGATCGAGGGGACCATCACGGCCACCTTGCTGGAGCGCATGAACCCGGGCGCCATCGCCGGACGCCGCGAGGCCGCCGGCAAGCTCTACAACGTGTCGGAGTTCGCCGCAGAGGTCGCCCAGGCTGCGGTCGATCCGGTTCCCGCCGACAACACGCGGCTCATCGGCGACACTTCCGGCTTCGTCGCCGAGTAG
- a CDS encoding NfeD family protein, translated as MDGFATFITGIEQWAWIGWLVLIALFLVIEMMTLDFTFLMLSFGSAVGLITDLVGLPLWAQVIIAAAAAALFIFFLRPPLLHRLRRGEDPTKSNVAALIGLRGTALQDITKISGQVKLSNGDTWTARSLDGTPIIEGSRVAVAEISGATAIVRPVIE; from the coding sequence ATGGACGGTTTCGCGACATTCATCACCGGCATCGAGCAGTGGGCGTGGATCGGCTGGCTCGTGCTGATCGCGCTGTTCCTGGTGATCGAGATGATGACCCTCGACTTCACCTTCCTGATGCTCTCCTTCGGCAGCGCCGTCGGCCTGATCACCGACCTGGTCGGCCTTCCGCTCTGGGCGCAGGTCATCATCGCAGCAGCCGCCGCGGCCCTGTTCATCTTCTTCCTGCGCCCACCGCTGCTGCATCGCCTCCGCCGCGGCGAGGATCCCACCAAATCGAACGTCGCGGCGCTGATCGGTCTGCGCGGCACCGCACTGCAGGACATCACCAAGATCTCCGGCCAGGTCAAGCTCAGCAATGGCGACACCTGGACTGCCCGCAGTCTGGACGGCACCCCGATCATCGAGGGCAGCCGCGTGGCCGTCGCCGAGATCAGCGGCGCCACAGCCATCGTCCGCCCCGTCATCGAATAG
- a CDS encoding SPFH domain-containing protein → MDDSSFIPAAIAWILAIAVIIFVLVTIARSIRIIPQATAGVVERLGRYHKTLEPGLNLLVPFIDRLRPLIDMREQVVSFPPQPVITEDNLVVSIDTVVYFQVTDARAATYEIANYLGAVEQLTTTTLRNVVGGLNLEEALTSRDEINGQLRVVLDEATGKWGIRVSRVELKAIDPPVSIQDSMEKQMRAERERRATILTAEGSKQSQILEAEGQRQAAILKAEGDKQAAVLRAQGEAEAIQNVFASIHQGAPDDKLLAYQYLQMLPKIAESSSSKLWIIPSELTEALKGIGTAFTPRSGGGAPDGPQHGA, encoded by the coding sequence ATGGACGACTCCTCGTTCATTCCCGCCGCCATCGCCTGGATCCTGGCGATCGCCGTCATCATCTTCGTGCTGGTCACGATCGCCCGATCCATCAGGATCATCCCGCAGGCTACGGCCGGCGTCGTCGAGCGTCTCGGCCGCTATCACAAGACGCTCGAGCCGGGTCTGAACCTGCTCGTGCCGTTCATCGACCGGCTGCGCCCCCTGATCGACATGCGCGAACAGGTCGTGTCGTTCCCGCCGCAGCCGGTGATCACCGAGGACAACCTCGTCGTGTCCATCGACACGGTGGTGTACTTCCAGGTGACGGATGCCAGGGCTGCGACCTACGAGATCGCGAACTACCTGGGCGCGGTCGAGCAGCTCACCACGACCACGCTCCGCAACGTCGTCGGCGGGCTGAACCTCGAAGAGGCACTCACCAGCCGTGACGAGATCAACGGTCAGCTGCGCGTGGTGCTCGACGAGGCCACCGGCAAGTGGGGCATCCGGGTGTCGCGCGTCGAGCTGAAGGCGATCGACCCGCCGGTGTCCATTCAGGACTCCATGGAGAAGCAGATGCGCGCGGAGCGCGAGCGCCGGGCCACGATCCTGACCGCCGAGGGTTCGAAGCAGTCGCAGATCCTCGAGGCCGAGGGGCAGCGTCAGGCCGCGATCCTGAAGGCGGAGGGTGACAAGCAGGCGGCGGTGCTGCGTGCTCAGGGTGAGGCGGAGGCGATCCAGAACGTGTTCGCCTCCATCCACCAGGGAGCTCCGGACGACAAGCTGTTGGCGTACCAGTACCTGCAGATGCTTCCGAAGATCGCCGAGAGCTCGTCGAGCAAGCTGTGGATCATCCCCAGTGAGCTCACCGAGGCCCTCAAGGGGATCGGCACTGCCTTCACGCCACGTTCCGGAGGCGGCGCCCCGGACGGCCCTCAGCACGGCGCGTGA
- a CDS encoding glycerophosphodiester phosphodiesterase family protein — translation MQIPERHAGIRLLTPQLIRAAQRCGTEVHVWTVNDPEDMRRLVQAGADGIVTDRADLALQAL, via the coding sequence GTGCAGATCCCGGAGCGGCACGCCGGCATCCGGCTGCTCACCCCGCAGCTCATCCGGGCCGCCCAGCGGTGCGGCACCGAGGTGCACGTGTGGACGGTGAACGACCCCGAGGACATGAGACGATTGGTTCAGGCGGGCGCAGACGGCATCGTCACCGACCGCGCCGACCTCGCCCTGCAGGCCCTGTGA
- a CDS encoding RNA polymerase-binding protein RbpA, whose product MADRSLRGIRLGAQSLQSEEGVVFMERRATNYKCETCGHETTLMFAADAEPPQTWECRSCSAEAVLQVDGTSVKLEETDEKAARTHWDMLLERRSREELEELLADRLAYVRARRGSGDDPTRERIGA is encoded by the coding sequence ATGGCAGATCGCAGCCTTCGCGGCATCCGGCTGGGTGCCCAGAGCCTACAGAGCGAAGAAGGCGTCGTCTTCATGGAACGACGCGCAACCAATTACAAGTGCGAGACGTGCGGTCACGAGACGACCCTGATGTTCGCGGCCGACGCCGAACCCCCGCAGACCTGGGAATGCCGCAGCTGCAGCGCCGAAGCGGTGCTGCAGGTCGACGGCACGTCTGTGAAGCTCGAGGAGACCGACGAGAAGGCCGCCCGCACGCACTGGGACATGCTTCTGGAGCGGCGCAGCCGTGAGGAGCTCGAGGAGCTTCTGGCTGACCGTCTCGCCTATGTGCGAGCCCGCCGCGGCTCGGGGGACGACCCCACACGCGAACGCATCGGCGCCTGA
- the lnt gene encoding apolipoprotein N-acyltransferase produces the protein MVGKVRSAASVRPIVPLWLAAWLAAVAGLMMSLAFPSTGIWILAPVAVATLLICLDGRRLGGALLVGSIYGLVFFSLLVSWTARYLGPVPWIALTIVEGVLSAVAVLLIALAYRWIPRAWPRSRPVLLPAIVAALWIVQELFVGNWPYGGFPWARLGMTQADGPFAPVASWVGVSGLGFLMVFAVALLIEAARMGRRLRPLRLVVPAVTVLVLLFLPLFPTTAVGSMRIAAVQGNGPTGYFDQREQYSVIDAQLAATEPLVGERADLVVWPEGGVDYDPFQDPSTARRLTRIVAKMDAPLLANTATERDGEFFNTSFLWTDEGTATQLHDKRHPVPFGEYVPDRAFFNALAPDLIGLLQREYTPGSNPPFMKVGDVGVGLAICFDVIYDEVIRESVQDGAQVLVFQTNNADFRGTDENIQQLAFARMRAIETGRSVVNVSTVGTSQIMRPDGSTVAGLDADEAGALLEDVELRSGLTAGVLLGPWLQLALIVAGPGALVVAGAVARRRR, from the coding sequence ATGGTCGGGAAGGTGCGCAGCGCGGCATCCGTACGCCCCATCGTGCCGCTGTGGCTCGCTGCATGGCTCGCGGCGGTGGCAGGGCTGATGATGAGCCTGGCATTCCCGTCCACCGGGATCTGGATCCTGGCGCCGGTCGCCGTCGCGACGCTGCTGATCTGCCTCGATGGACGCCGCCTGGGTGGGGCGCTGCTGGTCGGCAGCATCTACGGGCTGGTGTTCTTCTCACTGCTCGTCTCGTGGACCGCCCGCTATCTCGGTCCGGTGCCGTGGATCGCCCTGACCATCGTCGAGGGCGTGCTGAGCGCGGTCGCAGTGCTACTCATTGCGCTGGCATACCGCTGGATTCCTCGGGCGTGGCCGAGGTCGCGCCCAGTGCTGCTGCCCGCGATCGTCGCAGCGCTGTGGATCGTGCAGGAGCTGTTCGTCGGCAACTGGCCCTATGGCGGGTTCCCGTGGGCGCGACTGGGGATGACGCAGGCCGACGGGCCGTTCGCACCCGTGGCGTCGTGGGTGGGCGTGAGCGGACTGGGGTTCCTGATGGTGTTTGCGGTGGCACTGCTGATCGAGGCGGCTCGGATGGGGCGCCGACTGCGTCCTCTGAGACTCGTCGTCCCTGCCGTCACGGTGCTGGTGCTGCTGTTCCTGCCGCTGTTCCCGACGACCGCGGTCGGCAGCATGCGCATCGCAGCGGTGCAGGGCAACGGTCCGACCGGCTACTTCGACCAGCGGGAGCAGTACAGCGTGATCGATGCACAGCTGGCCGCCACGGAGCCGCTGGTGGGCGAACGCGCCGACCTGGTCGTGTGGCCGGAGGGCGGCGTCGACTACGACCCGTTCCAGGACCCGTCGACGGCCAGGCGTCTCACCCGCATCGTTGCGAAGATGGATGCCCCGCTGCTGGCGAACACCGCTACGGAGCGTGACGGTGAGTTCTTCAACACATCATTCCTGTGGACCGATGAGGGCACCGCCACACAGCTGCACGACAAGCGGCATCCGGTGCCGTTCGGCGAGTACGTGCCAGACCGGGCGTTCTTCAATGCGCTGGCGCCCGACCTCATCGGGCTGCTGCAGCGCGAGTACACGCCGGGATCGAATCCTCCGTTCATGAAGGTGGGCGATGTGGGCGTCGGCCTGGCGATCTGCTTCGATGTGATCTACGACGAGGTGATCCGCGAGAGCGTTCAGGACGGTGCCCAGGTGCTCGTCTTCCAGACGAACAACGCCGACTTCCGCGGCACGGACGAGAACATTCAGCAACTCGCGTTCGCCAGGATGCGAGCGATCGAGACCGGGCGCAGCGTGGTGAACGTCTCCACCGTCGGCACGAGCCAGATCATGAGACCCGACGGATCGACCGTTGCCGGCCTGGACGCGGATGAGGCCGGAGCGCTGCTCGAGGATGTCGAACTGCGTTCCGGCCTCACGGCGGGTGTGCTGCTGGGCCCGTGGCTGCAGCTGGCGCTAATCGTGGCGGGCCCTGGGGCACTCGTCGTCGCCGGCGCGGTGGCTCGGCGGCGGCGGTGA
- the tatC gene encoding twin-arginine translocase subunit TatC — protein MTELSVDAPSEGKRDRRMSLGEHLREARRRLIIGVIGLAAGMVIAFIITDPVINFLTQPITIINEQRGAEFTKLVFDKISSGFNLRIRMALSIGLLLSAPVWMWQIWAFIVPGLTKKEIRYTVAFVCSAIPLFFTGGYVAVLVAPHVIEVMSNFVPDIGNNFLNAEYFYDFILKFVLVIGVSFVLPVFMVALNLAGIMTGKTMLKGWRVAVLVAALFAAIATPAADIGSMLLLAGILIVLYFAAAFLSLFFDRRKRKRTIAAGLDPDATAV, from the coding sequence GTGACGGAACTGAGCGTCGACGCGCCTTCAGAGGGGAAGCGCGATCGACGGATGTCGCTCGGCGAGCACCTTCGCGAGGCTCGCCGTCGGCTGATCATCGGGGTGATCGGGCTCGCCGCGGGAATGGTGATCGCGTTCATCATCACGGATCCGGTGATCAACTTCCTCACCCAGCCGATCACCATCATCAATGAGCAGCGTGGGGCAGAGTTCACCAAGCTGGTCTTCGACAAGATCTCGTCCGGATTCAACCTGCGCATCCGGATGGCGCTGTCGATCGGCCTGCTCCTGTCTGCACCGGTGTGGATGTGGCAGATCTGGGCGTTCATCGTCCCCGGTCTCACGAAGAAGGAGATCCGGTACACGGTCGCCTTCGTCTGCAGCGCGATCCCGCTGTTCTTCACCGGCGGTTATGTGGCGGTCTTGGTCGCCCCGCATGTGATCGAGGTGATGTCGAACTTCGTGCCCGATATCGGGAACAACTTCCTCAACGCCGAGTACTTCTACGACTTCATCCTCAAATTCGTGCTCGTGATCGGAGTCTCGTTCGTGCTGCCGGTCTTCATGGTGGCGCTGAACCTCGCAGGCATCATGACGGGAAAGACCATGCTGAAGGGCTGGCGTGTGGCAGTGCTCGTCGCGGCGCTGTTCGCCGCCATCGCGACGCCCGCCGCCGACATCGGATCGATGCTGCTGCTCGCGGGCATCCTGATCGTGCTGTATTTCGCCGCAGCGTTCCTCTCGCTCTTCTTCGATCGAAGAAAGCGCAAGCGCACGATCGCCGCCGGACTCGATCCCGACGCCACTGCCGTATGA
- a CDS encoding twin-arginine translocase TatA/TatE family subunit has protein sequence MGNLFAGPHLWIILIIILLLFGAAKLPALAKSLGQSARVFKGEMKAMKEDGATDDVPSADAAPSAGTATSAAERPADQDTPPRAS, from the coding sequence ATGGGTAATCTTTTCGCAGGCCCGCACCTGTGGATCATTCTGATCATCATCCTGCTGTTGTTCGGCGCGGCGAAGCTGCCGGCGCTGGCGAAGAGCCTGGGCCAGTCGGCCCGTGTGTTCAAGGGCGAGATGAAGGCGATGAAGGAAGACGGCGCGACGGATGACGTCCCCAGCGCCGATGCCGCACCCTCGGCCGGAACCGCGACATCAGCGGCTGAGCGTCCTGCCGATCAGGACACGCCGCCCCGCGCCTCGTAG
- a CDS encoding helix-turn-helix transcriptional regulator: protein MSSAPLLAADRVRLYLTLVPYLLERGQVTLDEAAAEFGVTPAQMRTMVEKLTVIGLPGDSGYWQLPQEMFDIDWDLLDEHDIIEITNDVALRRVPRFTAREAAALLAGLQLVASVPAVADSGLVSGLMAKLSHGSADAPPDLLVAPVEVTEVQRVISRALHERVAVAFRYQAPDAEPTTRTVDPRQILMTNGQWYLQGWCHLRQAMRTFHLDRVSDAQLTDIPITHADAPVPTDFGSGTVSGAVTVRLPERMLPLLGGFPHEEIDRADSTVTVRISMADPRGIKRIAGRFGGALEVLDPPLARSATREWASAALDLYNVPGTRFAQVD, encoded by the coding sequence ATGAGCTCTGCCCCTCTTCTGGCCGCCGACCGCGTGCGGCTGTATCTGACCCTGGTGCCCTACCTGCTCGAACGGGGCCAGGTCACGCTCGACGAGGCGGCAGCAGAGTTCGGCGTGACCCCCGCTCAGATGCGCACGATGGTCGAGAAGCTGACCGTGATCGGGCTGCCGGGGGACTCGGGCTACTGGCAGCTGCCGCAGGAGATGTTCGACATCGACTGGGATCTGCTCGACGAGCACGACATCATCGAGATCACCAACGATGTGGCGTTGCGCCGGGTGCCGCGCTTCACGGCACGCGAGGCGGCCGCACTGCTGGCGGGGCTGCAGCTGGTGGCATCGGTACCCGCGGTCGCCGACTCGGGTCTGGTCTCGGGGCTGATGGCCAAGCTGTCGCACGGGTCCGCCGATGCACCGCCCGATCTGCTGGTCGCCCCCGTCGAGGTCACTGAAGTGCAGCGGGTGATCTCGCGCGCGCTGCATGAGCGCGTCGCGGTCGCGTTCCGCTATCAGGCACCGGATGCCGAGCCGACCACCCGCACCGTCGATCCGCGCCAGATTCTGATGACGAACGGTCAGTGGTACCTGCAGGGGTGGTGCCATCTGCGCCAGGCCATGCGCACGTTCCACCTCGACCGTGTCAGTGACGCTCAGCTCACCGACATCCCGATCACGCACGCCGACGCTCCGGTGCCCACTGACTTCGGAAGCGGGACGGTCTCCGGAGCCGTCACCGTTCGTCTGCCCGAACGCATGCTCCCGCTGCTGGGCGGGTTCCCTCACGAAGAGATCGACCGGGCGGACTCCACGGTCACCGTGCGGATCAGCATGGCCGACCCGCGGGGGATCAAGCGGATCGCAGGCCGTTTCGGTGGCGCGCTGGAAGTGCTGGATCCGCCGCTGGCACGCTCGGCGACAAGGGAATGGGCGTCGGCCGCACTCGATCTCTACAACGTCCCCGGCACGCGTTTCGCACAGGTAGACTGA